The sequence CCAGTTCCAGCTGTTCGTGTCATTTCCTTGCCATCACTAATCAAGCTAAAAGAAATCTCAGGATGGGCTAACCCTAGACGGTTGACAATATCAATGATATGGGATAACTCTGCCTGCTGACTCTTCATATACTTGAGACGAGCTGGTGTATTGAAAAAGAGGTCCTCCACACAAACTTTGGTTCCCACAGGACTAGTCGCTGGGATGACTTCCTCAACTTCACCCCCACGCGCAACGAGCTTGGTCCCATGACTCGCACCATCCACCGCCGTCAACAGAGTCAAGACACTGACAGAAGCGATCGAAGGCAGGGCTTCACCACGAAAACCAAGCGTCCGAATCCGAAAGAGGTCTGCCTGATTTTTTATCTTACTGGTCGCATGACGACGGAGAGCCAATTCCACCTCATCGTGGGCAATTCCATGGCCATTATCTGTGATTTGAATCTTCTTAAGACCAGCTTCCTCGATCTCAATGATAATCTGGCTAGAACCCGCGTCAATGGCATTTTCTACCAGCTCTTTGACTACACTGGCAGGACGTTCAATCACTTCTCCTGCCGCAATCTGGTTTGCCAGTACCTCTGGCAATTCAATAATATGAGACATCTTTCAGCCCCTTTCTGTATCTATTTTCCTAGAAATTGATTAGTGCTATTATACCATATTTCAGATGTTACCAGAAAAAGCAAATACCACATAGACTCCAAATCTCTCCACATAGACAAAAGCTCTTGCCATGGGTCGTAAAATAATGGTATACTCAATAAAAATCAAAGAGCAAACTAGAAAGCTAGGCGCAGACAGTACTTTAGTACGGCAAGACGACGCTGACGTGGTTAGAATTTGATTTTTGAAGAGTATTAATAAAGGTGTACAAGAAGTGAGATTAACCTTGTATAACTGAAAAGGAGGGAAATTTATGAAAGTAGAACTACAGATTAAGGAGACTTACGAGGAGGAAAAGCTGATTGTCCAAACTCCTCAGCCTACCGAAAAAGTCCAGAAAGTCATCGAGTTCGCAGAAAATCTTGACCAAAAAGAAACAATCAAAGGAAAGATTGATGATCAGGTCTATCTAGTTAAGATTGGTAAGATTCAGCGCTTCTATATAGAGAATCGAAAGGTTCTAGCAGAAACTGCATCTCAGACCTATACCATTGATTTGCGTCTCTATCAAGTTCTTGACATTCTGCCGACCACTTTTATCCAAATTTCCCAATCTGAAATCGTCAATATCGATTCCATCTCTCATCTCAAACTCACTCCCAACGGCCTGGTTGAAATTTTCTTAAAAAACGAAAGCTTCACTTACTCTTCACGCCGTTACCTAAAAACCATCAAGGAGAAATTAGAACTATGAAAAAACAAATCTTTCACGATGCAGCCGCTGGTGTACTTATCGGCCTCATCCTCTCTATCCTCTTTTCACTCATTTATGCACCAAATACCTATGCCCCACTAAGTCCCGAGTCTCTTATCGGCCAAGCGATGGCTCAACATCAGGTTCACGGTGCTCTAGTCTTGCTCTACTGTATGGTCATCTGGTCAGCTATCGGTGTTCTCTTTAGCTTTGGCAGCCGCTTATTCAGCCG comes from Streptococcus oralis and encodes:
- a CDS encoding LytTR family DNA-binding domain-containing protein gives rise to the protein MKVELQIKETYEEEKLIVQTPQPTEKVQKVIEFAENLDQKETIKGKIDDQVYLVKIGKIQRFYIENRKVLAETASQTYTIDLRLYQVLDILPTTFIQISQSEIVNIDSISHLKLTPNGLVEIFLKNESFTYSSRRYLKTIKEKLEL
- a CDS encoding DUF3021 domain-containing protein; amino-acid sequence: MKKQIFHDAAAGVLIGLILSILFSLIYAPNTYAPLSPESLIGQAMAQHQVHGALVLLYCMVIWSAIGVLFSFGSRLFSRDWSLLRATLSHFFLMLIGFVPLATLAGWFPFHWTFYLQLIPEFAIVYLIIWAILYKREAKKVDHINQLLAHKK